GAGTAGTAGCGTCCAGTTCTCCCATCGGTAGCTTATATACTGTAGAGGCCGCATCGCCGTTATAAGTAACTTTAAAGCCTCCTCCTATAAGATTATAGGCGTCAAGAGCATCGGAAGTTGAAAAATCCGGCGCAACGTTGATATAAACGGTCGGTATATAAGGAATAATAGCTGAAACGCTGAATGAAGAATCTATCTTATAGATGTTTTCATCGTTTATAAAGTATAAAAACCCACCGTATAAAAGAAAAGTGCCGGCATTTGATGAAACTTGCGCTATTTCGGATATGGTATCATTTTCTTCATCCCACTTATATAAACTTCCCGGAAGGTTGAATACAAAAGAGTCTTTAAACATAGGAGACACTGCCAAAATCTCTGCTCCGAAATTTCTTATTAAAGCTTGGCCCCATCTGGAAGACAAAATTCTATCTTTAAACCAAACGTTTAGCATATCCGGGGATTGGTTATCCTCTATTTTAAACGGCTGTTCCCTTAAATTTATTCCGCCGTTTAGCTGCGGGAGGCTGAATTCATAGTAACTTGTATTCGTTATCATACATGCTCTCCTTTAAATCATTTAAGGGCCCCTACTATAGCATAGTGAGCTCCCATATACAGTGAATCGGCATAAGTATGGCGCATCATTATCGTGGTCGACGTCGCGTCACTTAATTTAACGAACGCTTCTATCATGATATGAACGTAAGTATTGCAAACAGGCGCCGTCAGGATGGCTATAGGAGCATTTTCAAAGAGTGACATATGCGATATAGTAGTGGCGACATATCCGCCATAAGGAACGTCTGTACTTGGTATCCTGCCAAATATTATGCCAAGTTCGTCTCCCAGCTTTAAAACGGCCTGATTACTCGGATAAGTTACAGTAAATATATCACTTAATGAAAATATACTTTCCTTTTTAATCTCCTTGATACGTCTGGAAAGCCTTAAAAGTTCAGTATCACTCATAACCTTCTCCCCGCATTTCCATTTAATCCAAATACGCTTATTTCAATGGGCTCTGGGGCCATGGCAAGTTCGTTTAAAGCACGCCTGAATTCTGAATAAAACTCGTTATACAGTGCTCCGTCTTTGTCTGATAGCGAAAACTGAGCAGCCAGCCCATATGTAAGCGCTCTGGTTGCGCTTGAATTGTCTATTTCTATTTCGTCTACTAAAGAATCTATTTTAATTGAGTCTATTAAAAGTGCGCTGGTTATTTCAAGTAACAGCAAATTGATTATTGAAACCGCTTTTTTAGAATAAGACGGGCTGTTAATAATGTCGCCGTTCTCGTCGACTTCGTCCAGTAAAGCAAGAGCCGCTATATAGATTTGGTTGGCTATCATCCCTTTTCTCCTCTCTCATTAAAAAAAGCAAAAGAAGGGAGAAGTTTTTTCTTCTCCCGCTTTGCTTTTTTTATTATTCTGGTTCATCTGCAAGAGTCAAATCAAGATGCACTATATCGCTAGGACGAAGGATGGTAGCCCCATATAAGCTAAATCCCCTTATTACCGTGCCGAAGTCGTCCGGGTCACGGAACTGCTCTATTGATTTAGGCGGTATCTGCTCTGCAAAAGCTATCGCTTGCTTAGTCATGGCAAGGCAGTGGTAATGGTCCACAGTATCCTCGCCAACAGTCTCCTGTGTCACCTTTATGGCGTTTGAAACATAGACCTTAAAAGGAAGCACACTGCCGACGTTCCCGTTGTCAACAACGCTTTCATTAGGCCGCCCGTAGATTATTTTTGCTAACTGCAGCTTAGAATAGACTTTGGGATGAACAACTAAAGAAAGCTCCATATTAGAAGCGACATTGCCCTCACGTAGTTTTTCTTCCGCCAGTGTTATAGTTGAGTATGCGTTTGCAGAATTAAAAGCACTTTCGCTTACAGTCTGCACATAAATGGGATCTTCTTCTTCATCTATGCCTACCTGTGCATTGTAAAGCCCTGCTAAATAATCGTCTATCGTTGCAGCCATAGCGCGGCGCGCTTCTATCAACTGTGCACCTAAAATATCGCCTGCTGCCTGTGTCTGGTCGATATCGCCGACTTTGAAATCAAAGTATTTAGCCTGATCTATGTCCAAAGTTTTAACCCAATCGCTTAAAGTCTCCCTTGTCGGCGGAGTGCCTTCTTCGTAGCTACGGATTGTAGGGCGGCCGATGCCTGCTATATGAAGGGTATCGCCCATCTTCTTAATTTCGCCAAGATACGGCCCTGTATAACATAAGTTCCTTAAGATGCATTCCCTGTCACGCTCTGTCAAAAGTATTTTAGACCATACTTCTGGCCTGAAGTTTGAATAACTCATAAATTCCTCTCCTCTTTAAAGTTTATTTTCTTTTAAGTTAAGCCTTAAAAGGCTTTTAACTTCCCGGATTTTATCAATGGATAAATCCTATCCCAATTTTCCTCAATATCCTTTGTGTTGGCATAATTGAGCCACTTTTGAGTAATGCTTGAATTTTTAGGTGCGCCTTTTACTTCGCCCATGGAAAGCTTCGCATTTTCGTCTGTTTTTGAGTTTTGTAGTGCTCCTAAAAGCCTTTTAACTTCTCCCTTAAGCTCTCTTACCTTATACGCCCCAAAAGCCGCCGCTAAATTCCCGTCTTTAGCTAATACCAGCACTTCATCCGGTATATCGGAAAGCTCCACATCATCGTACAGTGTAAATATCTCGTTAACGCCTTTAACGATATCGCTAACCGGCAAGTCACCTAAAACTGCATCTGCATTATCCTCAGCCTCAAAGAGATCATCGCTTTTTACAATGCTGTCCGTAGTATCTTCACTTTCGGCGGCTTCCTTAACCGTTTCAAGCATCTCATTATCAGCAATGCCCTCTTTGTCTTCTTCGTCTGTAAGCTCATAAAGCGCTTTACCTAAAGTAGCCTTATCTTTATCTAAGACTTTCATTTTCACCATTCCTTTCTTTTAAATTAAAAAACTCCTTTAAAACCTTAACCGCCGTTAAATGTCTGGGGCGGAGAAACCGGCTTTCAAAAGAAGTTTTTTATATCGTTTTATTTAAGGTTTTGTCTTACTTATCAATACCGCTTATATCTTTTTCCTTCTTAATACGCTCAATTATCCCTTCCTTGTCAGGTATATGCCCATCCGGCAGCCTCTCTAAGTACTCCTGCTCATTTATAACGCCCTCGCTTAAAAGTGAACTTAAGTTGTTAACGGTATTTATTTCACTCCACATCGCAGCTGGGCCAACGTCTATCTTAAGCTCAAAGCTCTCCGCTTCGTATCCTATTTTCGGTAGATATACATAGTTATAGCCATCGCCGCCTTTTATTCGGACAGGCCTTTTAGCCGTATAGTAACCGAAAAAGAAATCTAGCCAAATTCGCGCTACGTCTTCAACCATGTTATAAAACCGCTCTTGTATACTGGCTATCGGCGTTAATGCACTTTCGCGGACTGCGATAAAAGCAGAGGTATTAGTCGCGTTTACATTACCTAAAACCGCTTCGTTTGCACCCATCATCTCAAGTGATGTAGCCTTTGCTATATCAAACATCTTATACGTATCGTAAGAAAGCGTAGGCGGCTGCATATAAGAAGCTACACCGCCGATGTCTCCCATAACCGGTATAGCGCATGAAAGTGCATTGCTCCATTTCTTTATCCTGGTTGCATCAAATATTACCCTTGGCGAAGCAGACTGTATCAAGTGTAGCATATTAAGTGCCATAGCCTTGTTGGCATAAACCTGATTTGGGATCAAAGAAGAAACTTCTGCGCTCCCAAAAGCAGAATTTTTTCTAAAGTACCAGCTCATCTTGGCTATCGGATATAAGTGGTTCTTTGTCTTTATTGGTTTTTTAAAGGTTACATCCTTAGTGCTCTTTAAAAACCAGACGTATTCGCTACCGGAAGCATCTTTTTGCTTGTACATCTTTAAAAATACCAGGCACTTCTCCCCATTTTCCGTCTTTGCCATGTCCCCTGCCTGGTATTCATACTCGTTATCCGGTCGGATCATATCTATCTCCTCTTTTGAAAGCCCTTCTTCCTCCGCCATCTTTTTTACTTCGCTTACCAAAGAACGAAATACAAGTATGATATACGGCTGCTTTTCAATACTCGGCTCGTTTACATCCCCCGGATAGTAGTTAACGCTGTCTATTATCTGCGCACTTATGTCTCCCTTAAATCCATTGGCTGTGCTCTTTTTTACGTCCCAATAAAAATAAAGGAGATAGTCTCCCGAAATGGCCGCGTCTTTTAATCCTTCGAGGTTTAAAAAATCCATTTTTAAATATTCCCACTCGGCAGCCGCCCACTCTGTTAACAGCTTTGCAAAAACTTCCTGTTTCTTTTCCGATGCGCTAACAGCCCTGCCAACGCCCGAAGCAAAGTAGGATATAGCTAATGCCCTTTCTTTTACCTGGGCAACTTTCCAGTCTACCCCGCGCTTAATAAAGTTAAATACGGGTGTAGGCAGCCCTTCGCTGGGTATGCCGTACCATTGGGTGCCTGCATAAAACCTCTCGTTTACATCAACGGTGTTATATAGCCCCATCTCATTTTTGTAATTTACTCCGCTTAAATATTCCTTATAGATCTGCGTACTCATTTAAAAATCCCTTCCTGCTTTATATGGGTCGTAGTTCATCAGGTTTTCTATGTGGTGTATTTTTTCATCTACATCAGCATCTTTTTCTTCGCCCGGTAAATAAGTGCCTTTACTTTTACCAAGCATAACTTTAAACATGGCGACAGTGAAAAAATTAAAAAACACCGCGCCGCTTAATAAGAATAAGCATACAAAGCAATCAACAATGTCCATATACGTTAAAACTCCTTTTCTTTTTTAAAATCCGCCTAGAATATAGTTGTTTAAATTTACTTCCTCTTCGGAAAGAAAAAAAGCATCTTTAAGATGCTTTTTTTCTTTCCCTGCTGGAGGCAGCCTTTTTCTAGCACACCAATACCTAAGTGCGTCCGGTGCATGCGTTATGTCGTGCGGCGTAACCGAAACGTCGCTTGGATTATTTTTATCGTATGTTAAAGACTCCATGCAGTGTATAAGCTGTTCACAAGAAGAAAAAATGCGTAAAAACCCTTCCTTGGCATTTAACTTTTCTTTTACTGCAAGCCACCCCTGTACCCGCTCACTCGGCGCTTTAATAAGCGGCACTCCAGATTTTAAAAAAATCTCCGCCGCGCTCATCCCAGATTCCTGCCTCCTGTTCCATAAGTCCCTTGCTGCTAAGACCTCGCTTATTGTTTCCTCTCCGCTCTCTTTTAGGATACTTCCCGCCGCTGCAGAAACTATCAAAGACGGGCATAAAAATTCCTTATAAACGTATGCGTTACCTGAAAAATCTTCTGCTATAAAAAGTGCCGCAAACATATCCAGGCCATAGTCTATTGCAACACTTCTCCTCCATTCTTTGGGTATTTCAAATGGCTTAACAACGTGTACCTTGTCATCCCACTCACTAAAATATTGCCCGGCAAAAACATCCCATCTGCCATATAACCATGCATCTTTTAAAGCTGAAGGCAGTTTTTCTAAACTGCCTAAAAATTCCGGGTCTTTTTCCAAAAGTGGTTTATTGTCAAAAACCCTTGCTCTTAAAAACGTATAGTCGTTTGGTTTTTCGCAAATCTTAAACTTCCTGTCTATAAAAAGCCGCTTTACCCACGAATGTCCCACACCTCCCGGATTACACGTAAGGTACATCCTTTTTATTAAGTCGTTTGCTCCACGCAAGCATACGCACAGGCAGTTAAACTGTTTTTCCGTTATCTGCGTCGCCTCGTCTATAAATATGACATCATACTCCTGTCCCTGATACTGATTTAGATCCGCTTCAGAACTTAAATAACCTAATTTAATAGTAGCCCTGTTTGAAAATATGAAAATCCGTTTGCTGTCTATGTATTTTGGCCTTATATACTTTGGGAAAACCGAGTAACAGCTAAGCATGTTGTTTATATGGTTTTCCCTGAGTTCATTAAGCGTCCGGCGGACTAAAAGTATCTTAATTCCGGGGTTTGCCAGTGCAAGCAGCGTTGCTTTATACCTAACTGCCCAAGACTTTCCTCCGCCCCTTGCACCGCCATATGCGACATACCTATTCCCGGCTTTAAAAAATTTTATTTGCTTCATTGTCGGAATGCCGAATGAAGTATCCATAAGTTTTTTTAATCCTAACATATTCCCCCGCTTTTTTTAGCAAAAAAAGAAGGCCTTCAAACTGAAAAACCTTCTTTTTTGGTGTATATTGAAAAAATTATTAGCTTAAATAATACTCATACCAAAGCGTAGCAGATAAAAGTTTGTCTCCCATGGAATTGACTATAAAATAAAGCGGCTCACTTTTATACTCTTTAGTGCAATTTTGCTTGAAATAATCAATCGATGCAAATACGTTTTCAAAATCCGTAGTATCGCCGAAAATATCCCCCATAACCAGGAAACTGTCTTCATCTAATAATAGCTTGGTAGTCTCTTCATTATCGTTATTTACATAAACAGTGTCTTCTTTATACATATTACCGTTTATATCAAGGTCATCCGGATCGTTAGCCTGGTGAAAGACCGGTTCTACATAGTCAAGAGTTACATATGTCTGGTCATCATCAGTTTCTATATCTGTAATGACCGCATATTGCTCATCAGCCAAATTTACGCTTTTTACCGAGTATTTAAATATAGGCCCGTTATCTACATGCGTAGCAGAATTTGAAACTAAAA
The sequence above is drawn from the Eubacteriales bacterium genome and encodes:
- a CDS encoding phage terminase large subunit, whose translation is MLGLKKLMDTSFGIPTMKQIKFFKAGNRYVAYGGARGGGKSWAVRYKATLLALANPGIKILLVRRTLNELRENHINNMLSCYSVFPKYIRPKYIDSKRIFIFSNRATIKLGYLSSEADLNQYQGQEYDVIFIDEATQITEKQFNCLCVCLRGANDLIKRMYLTCNPGGVGHSWVKRLFIDRKFKICEKPNDYTFLRARVFDNKPLLEKDPEFLGSLEKLPSALKDAWLYGRWDVFAGQYFSEWDDKVHVVKPFEIPKEWRRSVAIDYGLDMFAALFIAEDFSGNAYVYKEFLCPSLIVSAAAGSILKESGEETISEVLAARDLWNRRQESGMSAAEIFLKSGVPLIKAPSERVQGWLAVKEKLNAKEGFLRIFSSCEQLIHCMESLTYDKNNPSDVSVTPHDITHAPDALRYWCARKRLPPAGKEKKHLKDAFFLSEEEVNLNNYILGGF